In Helicobacter sp. 12S02232-10, the DNA window GTTTTAGGCAGTTATTAAATTCTTCTATGGTAAAATACACCTCTATCAAATCATTGATATTAGGGATATACATAGAATAAAATGATAAAAAATATGCTATAATACACACAGAAGATTTTAATAACTGCCTAAAATAAACGGTTATTGGGTTCCGTGCGGAGTTACAATCTCCTAAAAACCCTAAAATAATACAAGTTGTCTTGGCACATTCTTCTTTTCTAATTCACTTTTTTGTCCCAATAATAATCTCATCTGATCAAATTGTTTTTCTGTCAATATTAATGCTCTGATATGTCCTTTTGGAGGCAAAATTAAATCCAATCTATTCAAATGAGAATTTGCACTGGCCACACCCTTACAAATACGAGCATAAACAGAAAATTGCAACATCAAAAATCCATCTTTTATCAATTCTTTTCGAAACTTTGCAGAATTTTTTCTATCTTCTTTAGTGTACGTGGGCATATCAAACATCACCAAAATTCTCATAAATCTCTCTTCCATCGGAATTTTCCTTTATAAATACAGGCAATACTAATTCATTCCCAAATCCTCCAAGTGTATTTACCAAGGACTGGATCGTACGCGGGATTGCTCGATACATAGGATAATATTTATTCTTGCAAGAAATTTTGGCATTTAAAATGGAAACTAAATTTTGCCGGTGATTTCTTTGAAATTCTTTTTGAAGATCTTGCTTTTCTAGTAACAAGCACACTAAAGAATCTGCAAATATCCGATAAGGCTCCATCATATCATCTGCTAAGTTAAATGCATTGAATTGATTTTTATGAAAAATTCCAAAAGCAGGCAAAAGACCACTGCTTACAAGGCTTCTAGCAATACAACCCCTAATGATTGCATAGGCATAATTGAGAGCAGAATTAATCGGATTAAAATCCCTTCTGCTGAATTTTTTTCCAAAAAGAGCTTGAAAATAAAGGATTGCCCCTTGAGATTCAAGATTTTTAGAATCATTAAGCATTACATTTTTAGATAATTTTAAGATCTTTTGAGAGCTTTCAGGGCAAAAAAATTCAGCTAACATTGCTTGATTATAAAGCTTTTGCTTAATAATTTGTTGCCATAAAATTGCTTTGGTTTGTTTAGAAAGAGAGACTTGAATTTGAAGGGTTTCTGATGTTTTATAATACCCTAGATAAGGTGTGAAAATGCCATTAGGGATATGGGAATCATCACAAGTAAAAAAAGCAATTTTATGATCGGCTAGCTTACTGAGCAAACTTGTTGTAATACTCACTTGATTGCTCTCAGAAATAACAATAAGAATATCCCTTAATGGAAATGTGATTTCTTTTCCTTCTTGGGTGATGCAAAAAAGATTATTCTTTAGGCTTAATTTTGCAGGATTAGAAATAAAAATACTGCGATAAGCCTCATCAAAGCCTCCCATTCATCTTTTCTTTTTTGTAGTCTTTAAACGGACATCTTCTCTGGGTTCAAGCCTAGCCTCACTGATTTCTCCTAATGCCGATACGACGCATTTTTTGAAGATTTTGAGTTTTCGAATACCACTTTGTAACAAAAATCCTGAAGCTGAATCAGCTTTAAAAAAGTCTTTTTCATCTTCTTTTAAAACATTACTGTGGTGTCTAAACGTCAGACCTGCTGTAGATGAACTTGTCCCCACAAAGTAGGCATAAACGCTTTGAGGCATTTTGTTTGTTTGGATTTGTACCAAATCATCCTTAAACAAACTGAAACAAAATTCATAATTGTCATCCATCTCAATCCAATCCTTAATAACACCTGTTTTATCTTTGCCTGACACAATTGCCTTGTTGGGTAATTTGCCAATTGCTACATCATAAGTATAAACAGGAACTACGTAGTATTCACCCTTATCTTTGGATCTGAAAATATCTGATCGCACCATGCCATCATTATCCACAATTCCTTGATCAATCTGGCGTATTTTCCCAAGTTTTATAGCCTTTTCAACTCCCTCTATCCCCCCGTATTCTTTGAAATAATCCTCTTTTGAACGAATGGTTTGTTCGTGTAAAGCTCCAGTGACATTTCTCCTAGGGGCTTTAGAGACAAAAATTTTATTGATTCTTTCTTGCACTTCTGAATTAAAATTCTCCAAAGGTCTTTCTAAAGATTTTTTTGTTTTATTATCACTATTTTTAAGGTCTTCCGCCTTTTCTTTCGAGTCAGCTTTTTTCTTGTATTCCTCTTCTTTTGATTGCAGATATTTACTAAAAGATTGGATATTACCATCGGTTGCAAATGCAATAATGAGTGCATCTTGTGCGTGATGGAGATGGGTATTTCTATTTTTGGCATCTAGCCCCCAATAATGTCGGAGCAAACTTGTCAAGCTACCACCTAATGTCAGAACATGTTTTTTTGAACCTTTGGTTCCAGCCTTTTGAGTGACATCTTCAGCATCATCTAAAGGTAAAAATTCCAAATAAGAGGCCAAATATTGGCTGATTAATCGATTGATATAGCTTGTGTCATTCAGATTGCGAGCCAAAAACTCTGCGCGATCACCTTCTTTTTTATCAGTGAAATTTTTATCCACAATCTTCTTTTTCACACTTCTTGGAAGTTTTTTCATTGTATTGATTCTTTTGATGAGTTCATCCCATTTTTTTGCATCGTGTCCAATCCATTCATAAGGGGTTTTATTGCCTTTATCACCTTGGTTGATTCTGCGAAAAACAAGCACTTTATTATTTTGAGAATCATCCAAGCTTCTTGAGAGAGGGTAAATATGGTCAATATCAAGTAATTTTTCATCTTTAAGATCTATAAGCTCAATTTTTTTACCACTATAAACACAGAACTCATCTTGTCGGATCCATAGTTTTACCTTTAAAATATTGCGCCCATTTTCTGCTAAACCGATTTCTTTGCAAATCTTTAAAGCTTCTTGATTGCGATCATAGTTTTCTTGTTGTTCTTTAAGAATCTTACTCCTGTCTTTAAAATTTTTACCAATTTCACGCGTGAATTCCAGATGGATCTTATGCACCTTGCCATATTTTTTAATCACAGCATTGATCACTTTGCGACATTGAGCAATCGCACGATTAACGACGGGATTGAGTGTATCTGAGAATTCTGTTTCTGTTAGCGGGGGGAGAAGGATGGATTTAGTATTCTTTTTTTTCATCTTCAATCCAGTTTCTTCGATCGCTTCATCATATCTCTTCCCTTCTCTCATCAAAGGCAAAATCTCATCGAGGGCTTTAAGACTCAATCGAATGCTTTGATTGAACCCAAGAGTATTGGCAATCAATTTTTCTTGCAAGGATTTTGAAATGTTTTGCTTAGAAAGTTTTGTCTTGATATCTTTTGGAGATTTATTAAAAGTAATGATTTGGATGATATTGTCTAGAGTTTTTATATCCAAAGAGTTAAATTCTGCTTCTAAATCTTGCAGATAATCTTTTAACCGGTGGTATTTCTCAAATTTAATAAAAATCGCTGTTTCAACTTTCTTGCCTTTAGCAATATAATCAAGCTTTGAATCTTGAAATGGTATTTTCTCATCAAGCTTTAAGATTTCACGGAGTTTTTTATAGCTCAACCCACTTTTGACTTTTTTGGCTCCATCTAAAATTTCTTTGATGATTTCTTTTGGATAAACTTCTCCTGTTTTGCTTTCAAGATTTTTTAAAGTATTGATAATTTTTGTCAGATTAATGAATTCTTCAGCACTATAACAGCATTTAGAAGCTCTTTTTTCTTCGGGATAAAATTCACAACTCCCCAATTTGTTTTCAAAGCTTTTTAACTCCCGTTGATAGAAAGCAATTTTTTCATAAGCAGCTTGAAATGTAGCAGATGCTTTTTGGTTACCAAATCTTCTTTGGGCTTCAAAAATATGCCCAATTTCTTCTTGAAGCTCTTTTCTACCGACAGAACGCTTATAATTTTCTTTTTTCTCCTCTTTTGTTTCTGTCTTTTTTGAAGCATCTGATTGTTTATCTTTTTTATTTCTATTGCGGACATTCTCATAAAGACCTTTGGCGACTTCTTTAAGGTAATATTCTTTAAACATCATTTCGCCGATTGTTCTATAACCCTTAGCTTGCATTTGATTTTTGTTTTCTTGAATGGAATCCAAGATAAACTTTTCAGATTTTTTATCCTCTTCTTTCTCTGAGACAACAAGGCTTAAATCGTTATAGCCTCTTCTTTTGGCAATATGCAAAAGAACTCGTCCAAATTCGACATCATTTAATTTTCTATCAAGCCCTAAAGATCTGAGTTCCCAAGGAGAAAGGAATTCTTTATTGGTTTGAAAAAATCTTGGCAAAGATGCTTCTTTAGGGAGAAATGCTTCAAATTCAAAACCAAAATGTTTGCACAAAAGCTTTTTGATTTGGAGTATCCTTGCTTTTCTTCTTTTGATAATTCTTCGCGCACTCCTTGCTTCTCTTCTAGGTAAAGCAAGCGATTCTCCATTCTTTGGATTTTCTGCTTGAGTAAATAATCTTACCCCACAATCAATGATTTGATTGTTTTGTTTAA includes these proteins:
- the cas2 gene encoding CRISPR-associated endonuclease Cas2, giving the protein MEERFMRILVMFDMPTYTKEDRKNSAKFRKELIKDGFLMLQFSVYARICKGVASANSHLNRLDLILPPKGHIRALILTEKQFDQMRLLLGQKSELEKKNVPRQLVLF
- the cas1 gene encoding type II CRISPR-associated endonuclease Cas1, translating into MGGFDEAYRSIFISNPAKLSLKNNLFCITQEGKEITFPLRDILIVISESNQVSITTSLLSKLADHKIAFFTCDDSHIPNGIFTPYLGYYKTSETLQIQVSLSKQTKAILWQQIIKQKLYNQAMLAEFFCPESSQKILKLSKNVMLNDSKNLESQGAILYFQALFGKKFSRRDFNPINSALNYAYAIIRGCIARSLVSSGLLPAFGIFHKNQFNAFNLADDMMEPYRIFADSLVCLLLEKQDLQKEFQRNHRQNLVSILNAKISCKNKYYPMYRAIPRTIQSLVNTLGGFGNELVLPVFIKENSDGREIYENFGDV
- the cas9 gene encoding type II CRISPR RNA-guided endonuclease Cas9 (Cas9, originally named Csn1, is the large, multifunctional signature protein of type II CRISPR/Cas systems. It is well known even to general audiences because its RNA-guided endonuclease activity has made it a popular tool for custom editing of eukaryotic genomes.); its protein translation is MIKILGLDIGITSIGWALIQADKTFKQNNQIIDCGVRLFTQAENPKNGESLALPRREARSARRIIKRRKARILQIKKLLCKHFGFEFEAFLPKEASLPRFFQTNKEFLSPWELRSLGLDRKLNDVEFGRVLLHIAKRRGYNDLSLVVSEKEEDKKSEKFILDSIQENKNQMQAKGYRTIGEMMFKEYYLKEVAKGLYENVRNRNKKDKQSDASKKTETKEEKKENYKRSVGRKELQEEIGHIFEAQRRFGNQKASATFQAAYEKIAFYQRELKSFENKLGSCEFYPEEKRASKCCYSAEEFINLTKIINTLKNLESKTGEVYPKEIIKEILDGAKKVKSGLSYKKLREILKLDEKIPFQDSKLDYIAKGKKVETAIFIKFEKYHRLKDYLQDLEAEFNSLDIKTLDNIIQIITFNKSPKDIKTKLSKQNISKSLQEKLIANTLGFNQSIRLSLKALDEILPLMREGKRYDEAIEETGLKMKKKNTKSILLPPLTETEFSDTLNPVVNRAIAQCRKVINAVIKKYGKVHKIHLEFTREIGKNFKDRSKILKEQQENYDRNQEALKICKEIGLAENGRNILKVKLWIRQDEFCVYSGKKIELIDLKDEKLLDIDHIYPLSRSLDDSQNNKVLVFRRINQGDKGNKTPYEWIGHDAKKWDELIKRINTMKKLPRSVKKKIVDKNFTDKKEGDRAEFLARNLNDTSYINRLISQYLASYLEFLPLDDAEDVTQKAGTKGSKKHVLTLGGSLTSLLRHYWGLDAKNRNTHLHHAQDALIIAFATDGNIQSFSKYLQSKEEEYKKKADSKEKAEDLKNSDNKTKKSLERPLENFNSEVQERINKIFVSKAPRRNVTGALHEQTIRSKEDYFKEYGGIEGVEKAIKLGKIRQIDQGIVDNDGMVRSDIFRSKDKGEYYVVPVYTYDVAIGKLPNKAIVSGKDKTGVIKDWIEMDDNYEFCFSLFKDDLVQIQTNKMPQSVYAYFVGTSSSTAGLTFRHHSNVLKEDEKDFFKADSASGFLLQSGIRKLKIFKKCVVSALGEISEARLEPREDVRLKTTKKKR